A window of the Candidatus Paraluminiphilus aquimaris genome harbors these coding sequences:
- a CDS encoding lysophospholipid acyltransferase family protein, which produces MAITNTTAINDPRFLPEVDPMFEYYIVEKPRLTYESPEDGPLTRALVRVLEGFLGRHEMEAHYQRLKAMDIDSKTFFREAFKLTNITLDGDTSALGNIPKDRPVLFIANHPFGVIDGLIMCNMALDLADDFQVVINSLLCQDRDLVPHFLPIDFTETKDATKRNVRSKQLAGKALSNGTPLILFPSGHVSTADAPGFGDVIDAPWTTFIAKLVMQYQPTVVPVFFHGQNTRLFHVASNIAEPFRMAMHMREALKRFGTTVSLDVGVHHSPEDYAHIRSRQEMTQHFYDIVQGTRRPR; this is translated from the coding sequence ATGGCTATCACCAATACCACCGCCATAAACGATCCTCGATTCTTGCCAGAAGTGGATCCAATGTTCGAGTACTACATCGTGGAAAAGCCACGACTGACGTACGAGTCGCCAGAGGATGGCCCATTGACCCGTGCCCTCGTACGGGTGCTTGAAGGCTTTTTAGGGCGTCACGAAATGGAGGCACATTATCAGCGCCTCAAAGCCATGGATATTGATTCAAAAACGTTTTTTCGCGAGGCCTTTAAACTCACCAACATCACGCTTGATGGTGACACAAGCGCGCTGGGCAACATCCCAAAAGACCGTCCCGTTTTATTCATTGCCAATCATCCGTTTGGTGTTATCGACGGTCTTATCATGTGCAATATGGCACTCGACTTGGCCGACGATTTTCAGGTCGTAATCAACTCACTGCTCTGTCAGGATAGGGACTTAGTACCGCATTTTCTCCCCATTGACTTCACGGAAACCAAAGACGCGACGAAGCGCAATGTGCGGTCCAAGCAATTAGCAGGGAAAGCGCTGTCAAACGGTACTCCCTTGATATTATTTCCTTCAGGCCATGTCTCAACCGCTGACGCACCGGGTTTCGGCGATGTCATTGATGCCCCCTGGACCACCTTCATCGCCAAGCTCGTCATGCAATATCAACCCACAGTCGTTCCTGTGTTCTTCCATGGACAAAACACCCGACTGTTCCATGTTGCTTCGAATATCGCAGAGCCGTTTCGCATGGCGATGCACATGCGCGAAGCACTCAAACGTTTTGGGACCACGGTCTCGCTAGATGTTGGTGTACACCACTCGCCCGAGGACTATGCGCATATTCGTAGCCGGCAAGAGATGACACAACATTTCTATGACATTGTTCAGGGGACTCGACGCCCCCGCTGA
- the ampD gene encoding 1,6-anhydro-N-acetylmuramyl-L-alanine amidase AmpD has product MTGNKYGQIVSGWLQGCKHVPSPNCAPRPPEVSVRLLVVHNISLPPGEFGGPHIEALFTNTLDSQAHEYFAEIAHLNVSAHFLIRRDGEVVQFVATTENAWHAGVSSWRGFSQCNDFSIGIELEGTDTHVYSDAQYVALEALVKACRQAHPDVEPTAIVGHSDVAPGRKTDPGPGFDWHRLSEDLGVGELPGI; this is encoded by the coding sequence GTGACCGGCAATAAATACGGGCAAATTGTGAGTGGATGGCTTCAGGGGTGTAAACACGTGCCTTCGCCCAACTGCGCGCCAAGGCCGCCGGAGGTGTCAGTAAGGCTCCTGGTCGTACACAATATTTCGTTGCCGCCCGGTGAGTTTGGCGGCCCTCATATTGAAGCCTTGTTTACCAATACGCTTGATTCTCAGGCACACGAGTACTTTGCAGAAATAGCCCACCTAAATGTATCGGCGCACTTCCTCATTCGACGCGATGGTGAGGTCGTGCAATTTGTGGCCACGACTGAGAACGCCTGGCACGCAGGCGTATCGAGTTGGCGCGGTTTTTCTCAGTGCAATGATTTCAGTATTGGCATTGAACTTGAGGGGACCGATACCCATGTTTACAGCGACGCGCAGTACGTGGCGCTCGAGGCGCTCGTGAAAGCTTGCCGACAGGCTCACCCTGACGTTGAGCCCACAGCGATTGTCGGGCACAGTGATGTTGCCCCGGGCCGAAAAACCGATCCCGGGCCAGGGTTTGATTGGCATCGTTTGAGTGAGGACCTCGGCGTCGGAGAACTGCCAGGCATCTAG
- the nadC gene encoding carboxylating nicotinate-nucleotide diphosphorylase, with the protein MLTQTDINPIVKLALDEDIGSGDITAALVSRGDAAHATVITREAGVLCGTQFVDAVFNAVDPGVSVKWNKADGDRLTPNDVLFTLAGNARSILTGERAALNFLQMLSGTASYSASLASIVQGTKAKLLDTRKTIPGFRNAQKYAVTCGGCFNHRIGLFDAFLIKENHIAACGGIRQAIEQARQSAPGKPIEIEVENLQELEQALTAKADRVMLDNFTLDDMRRAVAMTKGEAELEASGNVTEATLRGIAETGVDFISIGALTKVVMPLDLSLRLSSS; encoded by the coding sequence GTGCTGACTCAAACCGACATTAACCCTATCGTAAAACTCGCACTCGACGAGGATATCGGCAGCGGTGACATCACTGCCGCCCTAGTTTCACGTGGAGATGCCGCTCATGCGACGGTGATTACACGCGAGGCTGGGGTCTTGTGCGGGACACAGTTTGTGGACGCGGTTTTTAACGCGGTAGACCCGGGCGTTAGTGTGAAATGGAACAAAGCCGACGGAGACAGGCTCACGCCGAACGACGTGCTGTTCACTTTGGCGGGCAATGCACGAAGCATTCTGACTGGTGAGCGTGCCGCGCTGAACTTTCTGCAGATGCTCTCGGGCACCGCAAGTTACAGTGCGTCGCTAGCGAGCATCGTTCAGGGAACCAAGGCTAAGTTACTGGATACGCGAAAGACTATTCCGGGATTTCGAAATGCCCAGAAATACGCGGTGACCTGTGGTGGCTGTTTCAATCACCGTATCGGCTTATTTGATGCCTTCCTCATCAAAGAAAATCACATCGCAGCCTGCGGCGGTATTCGGCAAGCAATCGAACAAGCGCGCCAGAGTGCGCCTGGAAAACCCATAGAAATCGAGGTTGAGAACCTTCAAGAACTCGAGCAAGCACTCACCGCCAAGGCGGATCGTGTGATGCTAGACAACTTCACGCTTGACGATATGCGTCGAGCCGTAGCGATGACGAAGGGAGAAGCCGAGCTTGAGGCGTCGGGTAATGTCACTGAGGCGACCTTAAGAGGTATTGCCGAGACAGGTGTAGATTTCATCTCCATAGGCGCCTTGACCAAAGTGGTGATGCCACTCGATCTATCGTTACGTCTCAGCTCCTCCTAA
- the rraA gene encoding ribonuclease E activity regulator RraA — translation MLSTPDLSDLNPRAQMLPFQFRSFGRASVFCGQIATIRCFEDNSKVKEAVSEPGCGRVLLIDGGGSLAKALTGDLVAKQAMDNGWVGMVIIGSARDVEVINTFDFGVKALGVSPIKTEKLGVGERGVTLTFEGVDVRDGDYLAADENGVLVLDGPFTET, via the coding sequence ATGTTAAGCACGCCTGATCTTTCAGATCTCAATCCGCGCGCACAAATGCTGCCCTTTCAGTTTCGTTCCTTCGGTCGTGCTTCGGTGTTCTGCGGTCAAATTGCGACCATCCGTTGTTTTGAGGATAACTCGAAGGTCAAAGAGGCCGTGAGCGAGCCCGGTTGTGGACGGGTTTTATTAATTGACGGCGGTGGCTCGCTTGCCAAAGCGTTGACCGGTGATTTGGTTGCCAAGCAGGCCATGGATAATGGTTGGGTGGGTATGGTGATTATTGGTTCCGCCCGTGATGTTGAAGTCATCAATACCTTTGACTTTGGTGTAAAGGCCCTGGGTGTCTCGCCTATTAAGACCGAAAAACTCGGGGTGGGTGAGCGCGGCGTCACGCTTACGTTTGAGGGGGTTGATGTGAGAGACGGCGATTATCTAGCGGCGGACGAAAATGGCGTCCTTGTACTCGATGGACCCTTCACTGAGACGTAG
- a CDS encoding acyl-CoA dehydrogenase yields MYTAPLDDMQFLIDDVCKAGDRLGSLPRFEGLDVGADLTTALLEEAGKLAADVVSPLRRVGDMQPSRCANGAVTIPPGYGEAIRALGDGGWVGIAAEASHGGQGLPELYGTAACEMWNSADMAFALEPFLSSGAALAISAHASPDLKDKYLPNINAGIWSGTMNLTESGAGSDLGPMKTRAERHGDHYKIFGQKIYITWGDHDATENIIHLVLARLPDAPAGSRGISLFVVPKFLVNDDGSLGERNDAYPVSVEHKLGIHGSPTCVMAYGDNGGAIGYLVGEENNGLACMFTMMNEARLKVGLQGLGASEGAYQKAVAYARERVQGGVPIIEHADVKRMLMTMRALNEAMRALAYIESLTMDLSHGAPTEDRGQWKARLDLMIPVIKGWMTEIGMEVTSLGVQIHGGMGYVEETGAAQYLRDVRITPIYEGTNGIQAADLVNRKLARDGGATMEAMQEQIRSVAEALAGSSDDRLAAMGTALSDALAAHVMSSQTILEMFKADKNAALAASFDYMMQTGYLFGGWHLAASSLVAIELLARDEKTLFCQRKIATTEFYLHRILPRGSAHADAILSPLSQLDTYATEWL; encoded by the coding sequence ATGTACACCGCACCGTTAGATGACATGCAGTTTTTGATCGACGACGTTTGCAAGGCAGGTGACCGTCTTGGCAGCTTGCCGCGTTTTGAAGGGCTCGATGTCGGCGCCGATCTTACGACGGCACTGCTTGAGGAGGCCGGAAAGCTCGCGGCGGACGTTGTCTCGCCGCTGCGTCGCGTGGGTGACATGCAGCCCTCTCGGTGTGCGAACGGTGCAGTGACTATCCCGCCTGGCTACGGTGAGGCGATTCGAGCACTGGGTGATGGCGGTTGGGTAGGTATCGCGGCCGAGGCGTCACACGGCGGTCAAGGGCTGCCGGAGCTATATGGGACTGCTGCCTGCGAGATGTGGAACTCTGCTGATATGGCCTTTGCACTTGAGCCCTTTTTGAGTTCGGGCGCAGCCCTTGCCATCTCGGCACATGCGAGCCCAGATTTAAAAGATAAGTACCTGCCCAACATCAATGCCGGTATCTGGTCAGGCACCATGAACCTCACGGAGTCAGGGGCCGGTTCTGATCTCGGGCCCATGAAGACACGTGCAGAACGTCACGGTGACCACTACAAGATCTTTGGTCAAAAAATTTACATTACATGGGGCGATCACGACGCTACTGAAAATATCATTCACCTGGTACTCGCTCGGTTACCCGATGCTCCGGCCGGCAGTCGAGGCATTTCGCTTTTTGTCGTACCGAAGTTCTTGGTCAATGATGATGGGAGTTTGGGCGAGCGTAATGATGCCTACCCCGTCTCCGTTGAGCATAAACTCGGCATTCACGGAAGTCCGACCTGTGTGATGGCTTACGGTGATAACGGTGGTGCCATTGGTTACCTCGTGGGCGAGGAAAATAACGGGCTTGCGTGCATGTTCACCATGATGAACGAGGCGCGACTAAAAGTGGGTCTGCAAGGGTTGGGTGCGTCTGAGGGGGCCTATCAAAAAGCCGTGGCCTACGCGCGGGAGCGTGTACAGGGTGGTGTGCCGATTATCGAGCACGCGGATGTTAAGCGAATGCTCATGACAATGCGTGCACTGAACGAGGCTATGCGAGCGCTCGCCTACATTGAGTCCCTCACGATGGATCTATCCCACGGAGCGCCTACCGAAGATCGTGGGCAGTGGAAGGCGCGCCTCGATCTGATGATTCCGGTGATAAAGGGCTGGATGACTGAGATTGGCATGGAAGTGACCTCGCTCGGCGTCCAAATTCACGGTGGTATGGGCTACGTCGAAGAGACAGGGGCCGCGCAATACCTTCGTGATGTGCGCATCACACCGATTTATGAGGGGACAAACGGTATACAAGCTGCAGACCTCGTAAATCGTAAGTTAGCGCGTGATGGCGGAGCGACTATGGAGGCCATGCAAGAGCAAATTAGATCAGTCGCTGAGGCTTTAGCGGGCTCAAGTGATGACCGGCTTGCTGCAATGGGCACGGCCCTATCTGATGCACTCGCGGCGCATGTGATGTCTAGTCAAACTATTTTGGAGATGTTTAAAGCGGATAAAAATGCAGCGTTGGCCGCGTCTTTTGATTATATGATGCAGACGGGCTATTTGTTCGGGGGTTGGCATCTTGCCGCGAGCTCGCTCGTTGCGATCGAGCTGTTAGCGCGCGATGAAAAAACATTGTTCTGCCAACGCAAAATTGCCACCACTGAGTTCTATCTACACCGAATCTTGCCGCGGGGAAGCGCGCACGCAGACGCTATCTTGTCACCGCTTAGCCAGTTAGACACTTACGCGACTGAGTGGTTGTGA
- a CDS encoding LysR family transcriptional regulator, whose protein sequence is MSRLGRVDLNLLVYLDALLRERNVTQAAHSLGLSQPAMSNGLKRLREVFNDPLLIRTSDGMTPTAKAEELEPQLREILTNVDRALQPTEEFIPETENRVVRLMASDYAESTLLPAVLKELREKAPGITLDIMNPSDVSFLDVERGKVDLVINRFVQMPQSFHQITLWQDTFSCLLSPDNQILEDFNLDAYLAADHIWVSKTGMGVGVGVNPDDVQRLGWVDAALDGLGKKRRIRVFTRHYQAAMTLAEQNDLIVTLPTRATELKRDNPRVVARPVPFEIPPLELKMAWSPLLQHNPGHRWIRQLITQIARSI, encoded by the coding sequence ATGAGCCGACTAGGTCGCGTCGATTTGAACCTTCTTGTTTACCTTGATGCGCTGCTGCGTGAGCGAAACGTTACCCAGGCGGCGCACAGTCTAGGACTGTCCCAGCCTGCGATGAGTAATGGCTTAAAGCGACTTCGCGAGGTCTTCAACGACCCGTTGCTGATTCGCACATCCGACGGCATGACTCCCACGGCCAAAGCTGAGGAACTAGAGCCTCAGCTAAGAGAGATCCTCACCAATGTTGATCGAGCTCTGCAACCCACTGAGGAATTCATACCAGAGACAGAAAACCGCGTAGTGCGACTCATGGCCAGTGACTATGCCGAGTCGACGTTGCTTCCTGCCGTACTCAAAGAGCTTCGTGAAAAAGCGCCGGGCATCACGCTCGACATCATGAACCCTTCTGATGTGAGCTTTCTCGACGTAGAACGGGGGAAAGTCGACCTCGTAATCAACCGGTTTGTTCAGATGCCCCAGTCATTCCACCAGATTACGCTGTGGCAAGACACGTTTTCGTGTCTATTAAGCCCTGACAATCAAATTCTTGAAGACTTCAACCTCGACGCGTATCTCGCTGCGGACCACATCTGGGTGAGTAAAACGGGTATGGGTGTCGGAGTTGGCGTAAACCCAGACGATGTCCAACGCCTAGGATGGGTAGATGCGGCGCTTGATGGATTGGGTAAGAAACGCCGTATCAGGGTGTTTACCCGCCACTATCAAGCGGCGATGACGCTGGCAGAACAAAACGATTTGATCGTAACGCTGCCCACGCGCGCCACCGAATTGAAACGTGACAACCCTCGCGTGGTAGCGAGGCCCGTACCTTTCGAGATTCCGCCTCTGGAGCTTAAGATGGCGTGGAGTCCGTTATTACAACACAACCCGGGTCATCGCTGGATTCGTCAACTTATCACCCAGATTGCGCGGTCCATTTGA
- a CDS encoding prolyl hydroxylase family protein — MSETIHLKGSYEATEAYSLDPLVGVRNNVLSPIECAYLIELAKPHVKRAGVVLDEGYKASEGRTGSNHWLKYDEDDVVQSIGKRIADIVGLPLANAESMQIIHYGPEQEYRPHFDAFNLSLPRGQRAAKWGGQRLVTALVYLNNVQAGGATQFPKLGITVPATPGRMVIFHNTTHDISGPHPLSLHAGMPVEAGEKWAFNMWFRLQDTTDEFVPGEVLPTVAIGQSVDIPHGPQVSDNPSAPVKPERLNTSNTSSTSGAADTASATGGLTVRANRADALWQRAVSRTQNSAQDLPDLHVSYWDTYGNKTQPEPPENWPGATFRTASREVLNPLSDIAFVASSLASSGHSQLIPTTFTTSAAAIAVGPKADDLWFIRSKLRTARNKTLCLPTPVMMAATVPSDRVIQKAVDRLALIDQHKFTARLYLAIIGNQLFCADESVLFVHGASYAPNDPNFASQVDNLSYRETGSSIRVIAGGQSPFAKTLITAGRTLAAELEGLLADVITDCADGAFALLALDTLLTQANELKLLRIHTFPNFMINADIDAAVHVPLFEDVLRVMAGSAPSQLSLITN, encoded by the coding sequence ATGAGTGAAACGATCCATCTTAAAGGCAGTTATGAGGCCACCGAAGCCTACTCGCTAGACCCACTCGTAGGGGTTCGGAATAACGTACTCTCCCCTATTGAATGCGCCTACTTGATCGAGCTCGCCAAACCGCATGTTAAACGTGCGGGCGTTGTATTGGATGAAGGCTACAAGGCAAGTGAGGGTCGGACAGGTTCCAACCACTGGCTGAAATACGACGAAGACGATGTCGTGCAATCGATCGGTAAGCGCATCGCGGACATCGTGGGCTTACCTTTGGCCAACGCAGAGTCAATGCAAATCATTCATTACGGACCCGAGCAGGAGTACCGTCCGCACTTCGATGCCTTTAACTTGTCACTTCCCCGGGGACAGCGTGCTGCAAAATGGGGGGGGCAACGCTTGGTAACTGCACTCGTCTATCTCAACAACGTTCAAGCCGGCGGTGCGACACAGTTTCCCAAGCTCGGTATTACCGTACCCGCGACACCGGGTCGTATGGTGATCTTCCACAATACAACACACGATATCAGTGGTCCTCACCCATTGAGCCTTCACGCTGGCATGCCGGTCGAGGCGGGGGAGAAATGGGCGTTTAACATGTGGTTCCGTTTGCAGGACACCACTGACGAATTTGTGCCAGGAGAGGTACTACCGACCGTCGCTATTGGTCAATCTGTCGATATACCTCATGGACCGCAGGTTTCCGACAATCCGTCTGCACCGGTGAAACCTGAGCGTCTTAATACCTCGAACACATCAAGCACATCGGGTGCGGCAGATACGGCCTCCGCCACGGGGGGCCTGACGGTTCGAGCGAATCGCGCCGATGCACTTTGGCAACGGGCGGTCTCGCGCACCCAAAACTCAGCACAAGACCTACCCGATCTCCACGTCAGCTACTGGGATACCTACGGCAATAAAACACAACCAGAGCCGCCCGAGAACTGGCCAGGTGCCACATTCCGAACAGCAAGTCGCGAGGTGCTAAACCCCCTTTCAGACATCGCCTTTGTTGCATCTTCTTTGGCATCAAGCGGTCATTCGCAACTCATCCCAACCACCTTTACAACTTCGGCTGCGGCGATAGCTGTCGGACCGAAAGCCGACGATCTCTGGTTTATCCGCAGTAAGCTGAGAACAGCAAGAAATAAAACGCTCTGTTTGCCTACTCCGGTCATGATGGCAGCCACCGTACCCTCGGACAGGGTCATCCAGAAGGCCGTAGATCGATTAGCACTGATCGATCAGCACAAATTTACGGCGCGCCTTTATCTCGCCATTATCGGTAATCAACTCTTTTGTGCCGACGAAAGTGTTTTGTTCGTGCACGGCGCGAGCTATGCGCCTAACGATCCCAATTTTGCCTCGCAAGTAGACAACTTGAGCTACCGCGAGACGGGGTCGTCTATTCGTGTGATAGCGGGCGGCCAGTCACCCTTTGCCAAGACGTTGATAACAGCTGGAAGAACGCTAGCGGCAGAGCTTGAAGGGTTGTTGGCCGATGTCATTACCGACTGCGCGGACGGGGCCTTTGCATTACTGGCACTCGACACCCTGCTTACGCAGGCCAACGAGCTAAAACTGCTCCGTATCCATACCTTCCCAAACTTCATGATCAACGCCGACATTGACGCGGCTGTTCATGTACCCCTCTTTGAGGACGTATTGAGGGTAATGGCAGGGAGCGCACCGAGCCAGCTGAGCCTTATCACAAATTAA
- a CDS encoding malate synthase G, protein MSERIDCAGLQVAPEIHSLLENEILPGTGLEPTAFWTALADIVARFSPRNRELLAVRDDMQAQISAWHVANPGRDYDRAAYKEMLEDIGYLLPQPAPFKIATQHVDPEIAEVAGPQLVVPVMNARYALNAANARWGSLYDALYGTDVISEEDGAVRAGAYNPVRGHKVIEWARDFLDSHFPLNQGTHKNAAHYAVVDGGLIINQIDGSLSVLSSPDQFIGFTGDADDPVGVLLKHNGLHAEIQIDRDHSVGSTDAAGVKDVCLESALTTIQDCEDSVAAVDAEDKAIVYRNWLGLMRGDLNESFTKGGQTLTRSLNKDREFTSPGGDTVTLPGRSLMFVRNVGHLMTNPAILDAEGNEIFEGIMDALFTTACSLHDLRGANKGGNSRTGSMYIVKPKMHGPDEVSMTVDLFGAVEDAFHLPRNTIKMGIMDEERRTTVNLAECIRRASERVVFINTGFLDRTGDEIHTSMEAGPMVAKTAMKGELWINAYEDWNVDTGLNCGLRGKAQIGKGMWAMPDLMAAMIDTKLGHPKAGANCAWVPSPTAATLHATHYHDVCVAGIQAELEGSDRRSVDDILTIPLSDCSQLSEEEIQRELDNNVQGMLGYVVRWVDHGVGCSKVPDINNVGLMEDRATLRISSQHIANWLHHGVITELQFQESMVRMASVVDGQNASDPSYLPMIIDDRPSGYAFQTARNLVFSGVQEPSGYTEPALHTSRREQKQLR, encoded by the coding sequence ATGTCAGAACGTATCGATTGCGCCGGCCTTCAAGTCGCTCCAGAAATTCACAGCCTGCTTGAAAATGAGATTTTACCGGGCACGGGCTTGGAGCCCACTGCATTTTGGACCGCCTTAGCCGACATTGTTGCGCGTTTTTCACCGCGTAACCGTGAATTGCTCGCTGTCCGCGATGATATGCAGGCTCAAATCAGCGCCTGGCACGTAGCCAATCCCGGACGTGACTACGACCGAGCAGCCTATAAAGAGATGCTGGAAGACATTGGGTACCTCCTCCCGCAACCTGCGCCCTTTAAGATTGCGACGCAACATGTTGACCCGGAGATTGCAGAGGTTGCAGGGCCGCAGCTCGTGGTGCCCGTGATGAACGCACGATATGCGCTCAATGCCGCCAACGCACGTTGGGGTTCACTCTACGATGCGCTTTATGGAACGGACGTGATTTCAGAAGAGGATGGTGCGGTTCGCGCTGGGGCTTACAACCCCGTTCGTGGACACAAAGTCATCGAGTGGGCGCGTGATTTTCTCGATTCACACTTCCCATTGAATCAAGGCACGCACAAAAATGCGGCACATTATGCAGTGGTTGATGGCGGCCTCATTATTAATCAAATCGACGGTAGCTTAAGTGTGCTCTCGTCTCCCGATCAGTTCATCGGCTTCACTGGCGATGCTGACGACCCTGTAGGCGTGCTGCTAAAGCACAACGGCCTCCACGCCGAAATCCAAATCGATCGCGATCACTCGGTAGGAAGTACCGATGCGGCGGGCGTTAAAGACGTTTGCCTAGAGTCAGCGCTTACCACCATTCAGGACTGTGAAGACTCAGTAGCGGCAGTGGATGCCGAGGACAAAGCCATCGTTTATCGGAACTGGCTAGGACTCATGCGCGGCGATCTCAACGAGAGCTTTACCAAGGGTGGCCAGACACTCACTCGAAGCTTAAATAAAGACCGCGAGTTCACATCCCCCGGTGGCGATACCGTTACCCTGCCCGGTCGCAGCCTCATGTTCGTTCGCAACGTCGGTCACCTGATGACCAACCCCGCCATTCTCGACGCTGAGGGCAACGAAATTTTTGAGGGCATCATGGATGCGCTTTTCACCACAGCTTGCTCGTTGCACGACCTGCGCGGTGCCAACAAAGGTGGTAACTCTCGAACAGGCTCCATGTACATCGTAAAACCCAAGATGCATGGCCCCGACGAAGTCAGCATGACCGTTGATCTTTTCGGTGCAGTCGAGGATGCCTTCCACCTGCCACGTAATACTATCAAGATGGGCATTATGGATGAGGAGCGGCGTACCACGGTCAACTTGGCCGAGTGCATCCGCCGCGCTTCAGAGCGTGTGGTGTTCATTAACACGGGCTTCTTAGATCGTACCGGCGATGAAATTCATACCAGCATGGAAGCCGGACCCATGGTCGCTAAGACCGCTATGAAAGGCGAGCTTTGGATTAATGCTTACGAGGATTGGAACGTAGACACCGGTCTCAACTGTGGTCTGCGTGGCAAGGCTCAAATTGGTAAAGGTATGTGGGCTATGCCCGACCTCATGGCCGCCATGATCGACACCAAGCTAGGACACCCTAAAGCCGGAGCGAACTGCGCATGGGTACCCTCACCCACGGCAGCGACATTGCATGCCACGCACTACCACGACGTCTGTGTTGCGGGCATCCAGGCAGAGCTTGAAGGCAGTGATAGGCGCAGCGTCGATGACATCCTGACGATTCCACTGAGTGACTGCAGTCAGCTAAGCGAGGAAGAAATTCAACGCGAGCTCGATAACAACGTGCAAGGCATGCTGGGCTATGTGGTGCGCTGGGTAGATCACGGTGTGGGCTGCTCAAAAGTACCCGACATCAATAACGTGGGGCTCATGGAAGACCGAGCAACACTCCGAATTTCCAGCCAGCACATTGCTAACTGGCTGCATCACGGTGTGATTACAGAACTTCAGTTCCAGGAATCAATGGTAAGGATGGCCAGTGTGGTCGATGGTCAGAATGCATCTGACCCGAGTTATCTACCGATGATTATTGATGATCGGCCTTCTGGGTACGCCTTCCAAACTGCTCGGAATCTAGTGTTCAGCGGTGTGCAGGAGCCAAGTGGGTACACGGAACCCGCCTTGCACACATCCCGGCGAGAGCAGAAACAATTACGGTAA
- a CDS encoding pilin — translation MKETAQKGFTLIELMIVVAIIGILAAVALPAYNDYTARARVAEAASVAQGYKTAFAEYYATYGSWPATLAAANMATIATTAVASVATTNGEGTVEVSMNGINGITAGSYLTYDPTVSDGGVVWSCTAALTASSYGPTNATDIDTDFLPSQCK, via the coding sequence ATGAAGGAAACTGCACAGAAAGGATTTACGCTCATTGAATTAATGATCGTCGTGGCAATTATTGGAATTCTGGCTGCCGTTGCGCTTCCAGCATATAACGATTACACGGCTCGAGCTCGCGTAGCCGAGGCGGCAAGTGTGGCGCAAGGGTATAAGACAGCCTTCGCCGAGTACTATGCAACCTACGGTAGTTGGCCCGCAACTCTGGCAGCTGCAAATATGGCAACTATTGCAACGACAGCTGTTGCATCAGTGGCAACTACAAACGGGGAGGGCACGGTTGAAGTGAGCATGAATGGTATAAACGGCATCACTGCGGGCTCTTATCTCACATATGACCCAACTGTCAGTGACGGCGGTGTAGTTTGGTCATGCACTGCTGCACTCACGGCTTCAAGCTACGGGCCGACCAACGCAACCGACATAGACACAGACTTTTTACCGTCTCAATGTAAGTAA